Genomic window (Chryseobacterium sp. H1D6B):
TTTTTGAAAGCCTTTTAATTCAATAACCGGCCTTGAAACTGAAGCAAGCAGATCTTTTACATACAGCTGAACCACTTCGCTGCCTGATTGTGAACCTGTATTTTTCACTTGAACCGTGGCGGTAATAGTATCATTTTGAGTATATTTCTCTTTATTAAATTTCAAATCTGACAATTCAAAAGTAGTATAACTTAATCCGAAACCAAACGGATACAAAGGTTCTCCGCTCAGATCATAATAATCATTTCCTCTTCCAGTGGGATAATGATTGTAGGTCAAAGGAAGCTGCCCTTCCTCGATCGGAAATGTAATCGGTACTTTTCCTGATGGGTTTTCGGCACCAAAAAGCACTTTTGCAACAGCGTTTCCGCCTTCTTCTCCAGGATACCAGATATCTAAAATGGCTCCCGCCTTATCTTTCCAATCTGTAGTTTTTATAGCAGAACCGCCCACCAATACAACTGTTGTAGGTTTATTTAATTTTGAAACTTCATGAATAAATTGTTCTTGATTTCCGGGAAGACTTAAAGAAGAACGGTCCTGAAATTCACCCTCATGAATTCCTGCTGTGACAATAATATAATCTGCATATTGAGCCGATTTTAAAGCATCATTAAAGTCTTTTTGATAGGTGTTTAAGCCGTAATTTCATATCAGTTCAATGTTTGCTTCTCCTCTGTTTTCATGAAACTCAACCATAATATCATATTCTTGTCCTTTCACAAAATCTACATCAATAGTTTTGGTAGAATAACTTAGCTTTTCCCATTGATCAACCGCCAGTTTTCCGTTTAAATACAATCTGAAACCATCATTTCCGCGCAGACCGAGCTTAAATCTTCCAGAGCCGGGCGCTTCTAATTTTCCTGTCCAGCGGATGCTGTAATTGTCCGGCTGCAGTTTTTCAGGATCCGGGGAATATAAAGTCCATTTAAAATCCAGCTGTTCATCCTGTCTTTCAAAAGCCGGCTTTCCTTTTAACTCACTGTCTGCAAAATAATTTCCTTTTAAGCCTTTTCTATTTTCAAAAGATAAAAACTCTTTCGGAACAGCTGTAAAATCCTTTAAATTCCAGCCGGCCCCTTTTGAGTAAAGAACTTCAATATTTTTATTTTTAGTGTAATTCTTTATTCCCTCTAAAATACTCACTTTCTTATTTCCCGGCCCGGAATAACCGCCCAGTCTGGCATCTACAGCGTCAGTTCCGACAATTAATATCTTTTTTACATTTTCAGGAATCGGAAGTGTATTGTTCTTGTTTTGAAGCAGTACAAAGGATTCCGCAGCTGCTTTTTCTGCTAAGGGTTTATGATTGAGTTTTTTTAATGCTGTAATTTCTTTCTGGGAAACGTAGGGATTTTCAAACAATCCTAATTCAAATTTAGCTCTCAAAACTCTCGCTGCTGCATCATCAATTCTTTCCTTAGAAATTCTTCCATCCAAAAACGGCGGAATAAATAATTTATAATGACTGTATTCTGTCTGGAAAATCACATCCAAACCGGCATTCACAGCCTGGGCAGAAGCATCATCATAATCTTTTGCCGTAAAATGCAGGACATTCGCTCCGCCTACCGCACTTGCATCACTAATCACAAATCCTTTAAAACCCCATTCCTCCTTCAATTTTTCAGTCAGAAGCCAGTGATTGGCTGTCGAGGGACGACCGTCAAGCAGATTGTATGAAGTCATGACCGACTTGCTTTTTCCTTGTGTAAATGCTTTATGAAAAGGTACGAGATGGGTTTCTTCTAAATATCTTCTGCTCCAATGGATGGGATAAGAATCCCTTCCGCCTTCTCCAACGTTGGCTAAAAAATGTTTCGGGGTCGTGATAATTCCTTCTTTTTCAAAAGAACTTACAAAACTAACCCCCATTACAGAGGTCAAAAATGGATCTTCCCCATACGTTTCTTCCGTCCTCCCCCATCTCACATCACTTGCTAAATTTACCACCGGAGTTAAAACCTGCCGGATTCCTCTCAATCTTGATTCTTTAGCAATGGCGGCAGCAACTGCTTTCATCAAATCAGGATTGAATGAAGCTGACAGACCAATTGCCTGAGGAAAAGCAGTTGCTCCTTCTCTCATTAAACCGTGCAGCGCTTCATCAAAAGGAATAATAGGAATTCCTAATCTTGATTCTTCAACAAAGTATTTTTGGATAGCATTTATTTTTTTTGCTAATCTTTCGGCATCTTCATCCGCATTATACTGCAGCATCTGTCCGGCCGGGCCGCCGCCTTGATTGCCGGCACTCACCTGCAGTCCGAAAATTCCATGAGCATATTGATTCTTCGGAACGTTATCTAAATCTCCGGGAATCATGAAGCACTGCCAGAATTTTTCTTCGGGAGTCATTCTTTTTAATAAATCCTGGACTCTGGCTTCAACAGGCTGTTTAGGATCTTTATATAAAGGTTTTTGAGCCTGTACCGAAAAGTAAACGTAATTTAATAATAAAGCAATTCCTGTAATTTTAAAACGAATCAAATCCATTACTGCGTTATTTGAACTGCTGTTGAATACTTTAATTTTGTGCGTTCTTCAGGAAGCTGAACTTTAATGATATTTCCTGATTTTTTCCATTTAATTTTAGAAGAAATCCCTAAAACTTTCAATGATTTGGGTTTAAAATTCTCAGGAACTGAAAAAGTAAGATTTGAAGGCGGCTGATAGTCTGACTGTTCATCAATATGGAAAACATTTAACGTTTTTCCGTTTTTTGACTGCGTATAATAATAGTTTCCTTCATGGTAAGGTGATACAGCTCTTGTGGCAAAAACTGCGGACTGATTTTGATCCATCCAGCCTGAAATTTCTTTTAATCTTTCATACACTACTGCATCGTAATCTCCGTCTGGACCGGGAGCGATATTCATCAGATAATTTCCGCCTCTTGAAATAATTTTGATTAAAGTTTCAATGATCTTCTGGGAAGATTTATAGTGGTCATTCGGAACATAGGAAAAAGAATCTCCCATCGTGATGCAGCTTTCCCAAGGAATTGAAAGGGCATTTTCCGGAACAGCCTGTTCGGGAGTTACATAATTTTCCCATTTTCCGGGAACCGTACGGTCTACGATGATAATTCCGGGCTGGTTTTTACGGGCCATTGCACCAATTTTATCCATATCAATATCCTGTTCCACTTTAATGGTTCTCTGCCATTCAACATTTGGGTCAATCGTATGGAACGGGCGTACCCAGCCTCCATCCAGCCAAAGAATGTCTATTTTCCCATAATTGGAGGTAATTTCGTTAAGCTGATTAAAAGTGAATTTTTTAAAGTTTTCCCATCTTTCCGGATATTTTTTAGGATCGTAGTTTACATTTCTGTCTTTCGGCGGAAAATAAGACCACCAGTAATCATCAGAATGCCAGTCGGGTTTAGAAAAATAAGCTCCAATTTTAAAACCATCTTTTCTGAAAGCGTTGAAAATTTCTTTCGTAACATCGGATTTCGGATTTTTAGAAAAAGGTGTTTTTGAAGAGGTGATTTTATAATCAGATTGTTTCGTGTCAAACATTGTAAAACCGTCATGATGTTTTGTTGTAAACACCACGTATTTCATCCCGGCTTTTTTTGCGGCATCTGCCCATTTTTGGGGATTAAACTGAACCGGATTAAAAGAGGTCTGAAGATTTTCGTAATTCTTTACGTATTCATTGTATGTTTTTCCGTGTTCAGATTTCCGCTGGGTCCAGGATTCATCTTCCGGACATACACTCCAGCTTTCAACAATTCCCCACTGGCTGTACGTTCCCCAATGCATGAAAAGACCGAATTTTAAGTCCTGCCATTCTTCTAAATTTTTTACAACAAGAGGATCAGCAGGTTTTTCGTATCCTTCCGAGACGTTATGAGCCTGTGAAAAAAGCGTTGATGAAAGAAAAAATGATGATAGAAATAGGGTTTTAGTTTTTTGTT
Coding sequences:
- a CDS encoding alpha-L-fucosidase; this translates as MLLKQKTKTLFLSSFFLSSTLFSQAHNVSEGYEKPADPLVVKNLEEWQDLKFGLFMHWGTYSQWGIVESWSVCPEDESWTQRKSEHGKTYNEYVKNYENLQTSFNPVQFNPQKWADAAKKAGMKYVVFTTKHHDGFTMFDTKQSDYKITSSKTPFSKNPKSDVTKEIFNAFRKDGFKIGAYFSKPDWHSDDYWWSYFPPKDRNVNYDPKKYPERWENFKKFTFNQLNEITSNYGKIDILWLDGGWVRPFHTIDPNVEWQRTIKVEQDIDMDKIGAMARKNQPGIIIVDRTVPGKWENYVTPEQAVPENALSIPWESCITMGDSFSYVPNDHYKSSQKIIETLIKIISRGGNYLMNIAPGPDGDYDAVVYERLKEISGWMDQNQSAVFATRAVSPYHEGNYYYTQSKNGKTLNVFHIDEQSDYQPPSNLTFSVPENFKPKSLKVLGISSKIKWKKSGNIIKVQLPEERTKLKYSTAVQITQ
- a CDS encoding glycoside hydrolase family 3 N-terminal domain-containing protein, with amino-acid sequence MDLIRFKITGIALLLNYVYFSVQAQKPLYKDPKQPVEARVQDLLKRMTPEEKFWQCFMIPGDLDNVPKNQYAHGIFGLQVSAGNQGGGPAGQMLQYNADEDAERLAKKINAIQKYFVEESRLGIPIIPFDEALHGLMREGATAFPQAIGLSASFNPDLMKAVAAAIAKESRLRGIRQVLTPVVNLASDVRWGRTEETYGEDPFLTSVMGVSFVSSFEKEGIITTPKHFLANVGEGGRDSYPIHWSRRYLEETHLVPFHKAFTQGKSKSVMTSYNLLDGRPSTANHWLLTEKLKEEWGFKGFVISDASAVGGANVLHFTAKDYDDASAQAVNAGLDVIFQTEYSHYKLFIPPFLDGRISKERIDDAAARVLRAKFELGLFENPYVSQKEITALKKLNHKPLAEKAAAESFVLLQNKNNTLPIPENVKKILIVGTDAVDARLGGYSGPGNKKVSILEGIKNYTKNKNIEVLYSKGAGWNLKDFTAVPKEFLSFENRKGLKGNYFADSELKGKPAFERQDEQLDFKWTLYSPDPEKLQPDNYSIRWTGKLEAPGSGRFKLGLRGNDGFRLYLNGKLAVDQWEKLSYSTKTIDVDFVKGQEYDIMVEFHENRGEANIELI